A genomic stretch from Arthrobacter sp. KBS0702 includes:
- a CDS encoding sugar porter family MFS transporter — translation MTTTQDQTVAKIPKRVIWLAVAGAVGGFLFGFDSSVVNGAVDAIKEEFALSEAVTGFAVAVALLGCAAGAYLAGKVADRYGRIPAMKLGALLFLVSAFGTGFAFGVWDLIFWRLIGGLGIGLASVIAPAYISEISPRHVRGRLASLQQLAITTGIFAALLSDAVFANFAGGADQNLWFGIEAWRWMFIAGAIPAVVYGWIAFTLPESPRFLVFKGKDEEALKVFQSIAPDDDTDRHLRDIKKAIEEDKLAGQKGSLRGKALGLQPVVWIGIILSVLQQFVGINVIFYYSTTLWKAVGFQEKDSLTISVATAITNILVTLVAIALVDRIGRRPIMLAGSIGMAASLATMAFAFGSATGSGDSITLPGAWGPAALVAANVFVISFGASWGPLVWVLLGEIFPSRIRARALGLAAAAQWIANFAITLSFPVMAAASLPLTYAMYALFAAASFFFVMFKVPETNGMALEHAETLFVPKGSAKK, via the coding sequence ATGACCACCACCCAAGACCAGACCGTCGCCAAGATCCCCAAACGGGTCATTTGGCTGGCCGTGGCGGGCGCCGTTGGCGGCTTCCTCTTCGGCTTCGACTCCTCGGTCGTCAACGGCGCAGTCGACGCCATCAAGGAAGAATTCGCGCTCAGCGAGGCCGTGACCGGGTTCGCCGTTGCCGTCGCCCTGCTTGGCTGCGCTGCCGGCGCCTACCTGGCCGGCAAGGTCGCTGACCGTTACGGCCGCATCCCCGCCATGAAGCTGGGCGCGCTGCTGTTCCTGGTCAGCGCTTTCGGCACCGGCTTCGCGTTCGGCGTCTGGGACCTGATCTTCTGGCGCCTCATCGGCGGCCTGGGCATCGGCCTGGCCTCGGTGATTGCCCCGGCCTACATCTCCGAGATCTCGCCGCGGCACGTGCGCGGCCGGCTGGCGTCGCTGCAGCAGCTCGCCATCACCACCGGTATCTTCGCGGCGCTGCTCTCCGACGCCGTGTTCGCCAACTTCGCCGGCGGCGCCGACCAGAACCTGTGGTTCGGCATCGAGGCCTGGCGCTGGATGTTCATCGCCGGCGCCATCCCCGCCGTTGTGTACGGCTGGATCGCCTTCACGCTGCCCGAATCGCCGCGGTTCCTGGTGTTCAAGGGCAAGGACGAGGAAGCCCTCAAGGTCTTCCAGTCCATCGCCCCGGACGACGACACCGACCGCCACCTGCGCGACATCAAGAAGGCCATCGAGGAGGACAAGCTCGCCGGCCAGAAGGGCTCCCTGCGCGGCAAGGCGCTTGGCCTGCAGCCGGTGGTGTGGATCGGCATCATCCTCTCGGTGCTCCAGCAGTTCGTCGGCATCAACGTGATCTTCTATTACTCCACAACGCTCTGGAAGGCCGTTGGTTTCCAGGAGAAGGACTCGCTCACGATCTCCGTGGCCACCGCGATCACCAACATCCTGGTCACCCTTGTGGCGATCGCGCTCGTGGACCGGATCGGCCGCCGCCCCATCATGCTGGCAGGTTCCATCGGCATGGCCGCCTCGCTGGCCACCATGGCCTTCGCCTTCGGCTCCGCTACCGGCTCGGGCGACTCGATCACCCTTCCCGGTGCCTGGGGCCCCGCCGCCCTGGTGGCCGCCAACGTCTTCGTGATCAGCTTCGGCGCCTCCTGGGGCCCGCTGGTGTGGGTGCTGCTGGGCGAGATCTTCCCGTCCCGCATCCGCGCCCGCGCCCTGGGCCTGGCCGCGGCCGCCCAGTGGATCGCCAACTTCGCGATCACGCTGAGCTTCCCGGTCATGGCGGCTGCCTCGCTGCCGCTGACCTACGCCATGTACGCCCTGTTTGCGGCGGCGTCGTTCTTCTTTGTGATGTTCAAGGTGCCGGAGACCAACGGCATGGCCCTGGAGCACGCCGAAACGCTCTTCGTCCCGAAGGGGTCCGCCAAGAAGTAG
- a CDS encoding Lrp/AsnC family transcriptional regulator — translation MQQLDATDRRILLALDADPRVPIMVLAQRLGLARGTVQSRLERMTASGALRPNSSRVLPAALGRGVAAAVSAELDQSHLNEAIAALRNIPEVLECHAPAGDTDLLIRVVATSPDDLYRVSEEIRLCPGIVRTSTSMFLREVIPYRTTALLDG, via the coding sequence TTGCAGCAGCTGGACGCGACGGACCGGCGGATCCTCCTCGCCCTCGATGCGGACCCGCGGGTCCCCATCATGGTTCTGGCCCAGAGACTCGGCCTGGCCCGCGGGACGGTCCAGTCCCGCTTGGAGCGGATGACGGCGTCGGGCGCGCTACGGCCCAACAGCAGCAGGGTGCTTCCGGCCGCACTGGGCCGCGGAGTGGCGGCGGCGGTGAGTGCAGAGCTGGACCAGAGCCACCTGAATGAGGCGATCGCCGCGCTGCGGAACATCCCGGAGGTGCTGGAGTGCCACGCGCCCGCAGGCGACACCGACCTGCTGATCCGGGTGGTGGCCACGAGCCCGGACGACCTTTACCGGGTCTCCGAGGAAATCCGCCTCTGCCCCGGCATTGTGCGGACCTCGACGAGCATGTTCCTGCGCGAGGTCATCCCCTACCGGACCACAGCCCTGCTGGACGGCTAA
- a CDS encoding MFS transporter: protein MSLSDTAVAALAEPQRRVRPVWTAGVVLVNVGINAAFFGPLQVLLGQQAAAFNEGEKEAILALVTGAGAAVSLVANPLFGALSDRTVARRGRRVPWVLFGAILGAAALAALAGAPNVAVMTILWCLVQAGCNGAYAAITAAIPDRVPAPQRGTVGGLAAMGQTVGILAGAVIAAVVSGNFALGYLVCALALLAGVVLYFFKNDDVALPRDGRPPFKLAEFARNFWISPARYPDFAWAWLTRLLVNIGNHMVTLYLLFFLTDAVRLPQTQGLAAESGVLILTGLYAVMVIITSVVGGRLSDRMGRRKPLVILSSAIIAVAALILAVAPTWPGALIGASVLGIGFGAYLAVDFALITEVLPTALNRGKDLGVINIANSLPQVLAPLIAYPFVAYWGGYVSLYVAAAVIGLLGAVFVVKIKGVD, encoded by the coding sequence ATGAGCCTGTCCGACACCGCAGTGGCGGCCCTTGCCGAACCGCAGCGCCGCGTGCGCCCGGTGTGGACCGCCGGCGTCGTCCTGGTCAACGTTGGGATCAATGCGGCCTTCTTCGGCCCGCTCCAGGTGCTGCTTGGCCAGCAGGCCGCGGCGTTCAACGAGGGCGAAAAGGAGGCCATCCTGGCCCTCGTCACCGGGGCAGGGGCGGCGGTGTCGCTCGTGGCCAACCCGCTGTTCGGTGCGCTCAGCGACCGGACCGTTGCCCGCCGCGGACGCCGGGTGCCCTGGGTGCTCTTCGGCGCGATTCTCGGTGCGGCCGCCCTCGCCGCGCTCGCGGGGGCCCCCAACGTCGCCGTCATGACCATCCTCTGGTGCCTTGTGCAGGCCGGGTGCAACGGGGCGTACGCCGCCATCACGGCCGCCATTCCGGACCGGGTGCCTGCGCCGCAGCGCGGCACGGTGGGAGGCCTCGCGGCGATGGGCCAGACGGTGGGCATCCTCGCCGGCGCGGTGATCGCCGCCGTCGTCTCCGGCAACTTCGCGCTCGGCTATCTGGTCTGTGCCCTGGCGCTGCTGGCCGGCGTCGTGCTGTATTTCTTCAAGAACGACGACGTCGCGCTGCCGCGGGACGGGCGGCCACCCTTCAAGCTCGCGGAATTCGCCCGGAACTTCTGGATTTCGCCGGCCCGCTACCCAGACTTTGCCTGGGCCTGGCTGACCCGGCTGCTGGTGAACATCGGCAACCACATGGTGACGCTGTACCTGCTGTTCTTCCTTACCGACGCGGTGCGGTTGCCACAGACGCAGGGTCTGGCGGCGGAGTCCGGCGTCCTGATCCTCACCGGTCTGTACGCGGTCATGGTCATCATCACGAGTGTGGTCGGCGGCAGGTTGAGCGACCGGATGGGACGCCGCAAACCGCTCGTCATTCTCTCCTCGGCCATCATCGCAGTGGCCGCGCTGATCCTGGCCGTGGCCCCCACCTGGCCGGGCGCGCTGATCGGGGCCTCGGTGCTGGGCATCGGCTTCGGCGCCTACCTGGCCGTCGACTTCGCCCTCATCACCGAGGTGCTGCCCACCGCGCTGAACCGGGGCAAGGATCTGGGGGTTATCAACATCGCCAATTCGCTGCCCCAGGTGCTCGCGCCGCTTATTGCCTACCCCTTTGTGGCCTACTGGGGAGGGTACGTTTCGCTCTACGTGGCCGCCGCGGTGATCGGTCTGTTGGGAGCCGTGTTTGTGGTGAAGATCAAGGGCGTGGACTAG
- a CDS encoding MDR family MFS transporter, whose translation MSKTTSSRLPGEVLTHRQTITVMVGLMLGMFLSSLDQTIVSTSIYTIANDLDGLSLQAWATTAYLITSTVSTPLYGKLSDIFGRRPLYLAAILIFLAGSLYAGSVHSMTELAIARGIQGMGAGGLLALALTIIGDIVALKDRAKFQGYFMSVFGISSVLGPVIGGAFAGTTTILGFDGWRWVFFINIPIGLAALAVVFLYLHLPAKHLKQKIDYWGAAAITLAIVPLLLVAEQGRTWGWTSTGAFLCYGLGVLGIVAFLLAEKRAGDYALIPLRLFQNITFGLSSLLNFIIGVGMFGAIAMLPMYLQLVKGLTPTEAGLMMITFTVGILTGSITAGRTISASGTYRIFPILGTAVLTAAAVVMGLSLGVDTPLWVPGAIAVFFGLGLGFCMQPLTLAMQVSVPAKDMGVGTSSAAFFRSMGGAVGTAVFISMLFSLAADKIATGMKDAAQNADYLRVLKDPAVAADPANAKLYEFFKNGASNDSLNDTSWLHTANSALTRPITEGFAQSIDAVMLTAAVLTGVAFLISFALPNKKLTDPKAAAKEAVPAH comes from the coding sequence ATGTCCAAAACCACGTCCTCACGCCTGCCCGGCGAGGTCCTGACACACCGTCAGACCATCACCGTCATGGTGGGCCTTATGCTCGGCATGTTCCTGTCGTCGCTGGACCAGACCATCGTGTCCACCTCGATCTACACCATCGCCAATGACTTGGACGGCCTCTCGCTGCAGGCCTGGGCCACCACGGCGTACCTGATCACCTCCACCGTGAGCACGCCGCTCTACGGCAAGCTCAGCGACATCTTCGGCCGCCGCCCGCTCTACCTCGCCGCCATCCTGATCTTCCTGGCCGGCTCGCTCTACGCCGGCTCCGTCCACTCGATGACCGAGCTGGCCATTGCCCGCGGTATCCAGGGCATGGGCGCCGGCGGCCTGTTGGCCCTCGCGCTGACCATCATCGGGGACATCGTGGCGCTGAAGGACCGCGCCAAGTTCCAGGGCTATTTCATGTCGGTCTTCGGCATCTCCTCCGTGCTGGGGCCCGTCATCGGCGGTGCCTTCGCCGGTACCACCACGATCCTGGGCTTCGACGGGTGGCGCTGGGTCTTCTTCATCAACATTCCGATCGGCCTGGCTGCCCTCGCCGTCGTGTTCCTCTACCTGCACCTGCCGGCCAAGCACCTCAAGCAGAAGATCGACTACTGGGGCGCCGCCGCCATCACCCTGGCGATCGTGCCGCTGCTCCTCGTCGCCGAACAGGGCCGGACCTGGGGCTGGACCTCCACCGGCGCCTTCCTTTGCTACGGCCTCGGCGTCCTCGGCATCGTCGCGTTCCTGCTGGCCGAAAAACGCGCCGGCGACTACGCCCTGATCCCGCTCCGGCTCTTCCAGAACATCACCTTCGGGCTCTCCTCCCTGCTGAACTTCATCATCGGCGTCGGCATGTTCGGTGCCATCGCGATGCTGCCGATGTACCTCCAGCTGGTCAAGGGCCTGACCCCCACCGAGGCCGGCCTGATGATGATCACCTTCACCGTGGGCATCCTCACCGGCTCCATCACGGCCGGCCGGACCATCTCGGCGTCGGGCACGTACCGGATCTTCCCGATCCTTGGCACCGCCGTCCTGACTGCGGCCGCCGTCGTCATGGGCCTCTCCCTCGGCGTGGACACCCCGCTCTGGGTGCCCGGCGCGATCGCCGTGTTCTTCGGCCTGGGCCTGGGCTTCTGCATGCAGCCGCTCACCCTCGCCATGCAGGTCTCCGTCCCGGCCAAGGACATGGGCGTGGGAACCTCCTCGGCCGCGTTCTTCCGCTCCATGGGCGGCGCCGTGGGCACCGCCGTGTTCATCTCGATGCTGTTCAGCCTCGCGGCGGACAAGATCGCCACCGGCATGAAGGACGCCGCGCAGAACGCGGACTACCTCAGGGTGCTCAAGGACCCGGCCGTCGCCGCCGACCCCGCCAACGCCAAGCTCTACGAGTTCTTCAAGAACGGCGCCAGCAACGACTCCCTGAACGACACGAGCTGGCTGCACACCGCCAACTCGGCGCTGACCCGGCCGATCACCGAAGGCTTCGCCCAGTCGATCGACGCCGTCATGCTCACCGCAGCCGTGCTCACCGGCGTCGCCTTCCTGATCAGCTTCGCGCTGCCGAACAAGAAGCTCACCGACCCGAAGGCCGCCGCCAAGGAGGCGGTCCCGGCGCACTAG
- a CDS encoding HD domain-containing protein yields the protein MSEPEFREASSPRPGFTVETAKVLAEVAHNRQKDKLKRPYREHVIAVGDALADFDDDIRIAGYLHDIAEDTPMTRQALLEMGVSERAVDIIERVTKRLHENPDDYQAGIRYIAEDHDATLVKIADNAHNSLPERVQALAEKWPDKPPVTRYADARPVLYAAVPVEETRKILARINPWLLEELDDMLDEADDTDYENLSYDSTP from the coding sequence ATGTCAGAACCAGAGTTCCGTGAAGCGTCCTCCCCGAGGCCGGGTTTTACCGTCGAGACCGCCAAAGTCCTCGCCGAGGTGGCCCACAACCGGCAGAAGGACAAGCTTAAGCGGCCCTACCGCGAACACGTGATCGCCGTCGGCGACGCGCTGGCCGACTTCGATGACGACATCCGGATTGCCGGGTACCTGCATGACATCGCCGAGGACACCCCGATGACCCGGCAGGCGCTGCTGGAGATGGGCGTTTCCGAGCGGGCCGTGGACATCATCGAGCGGGTCACGAAGCGCCTGCACGAGAACCCGGATGACTACCAGGCCGGGATCCGCTACATCGCCGAGGACCACGACGCCACCCTGGTCAAGATCGCCGACAACGCGCACAACTCCCTGCCCGAACGGGTCCAGGCGCTGGCCGAGAAGTGGCCGGACAAGCCTCCGGTCACGCGCTACGCCGATGCCCGGCCGGTGCTCTACGCCGCGGTCCCGGTCGAGGAAACCCGCAAGATCCTGGCCCGGATCAATCCGTGGCTGCTGGAGGAGCTCGACGACATGCTCGACGAGGCCGACGACACCGACTATGAGAACCTGTCCTACGACAGCACGCCGTAG
- a CDS encoding TetR/AcrR family transcriptional regulator yields the protein MPEFPSDLPPMAPPPTLPRQRRRYARILEVAAGFARKGLDSVVLSEVAAKADVPLGTLYRYFPSSTQLMLALYRKQLGELHLGEWPSGTRVPVHALVGVVMEIFHMRLMQPAVEQCLNRAVYAKDTDTTRLLRDIDATAEKAVTVLSGDPAVSRVLLLTVTGLVQSVRCRRLSLFEAEEDLKKACSLLSRGRGSAKPV from the coding sequence ATGCCTGAATTCCCTTCGGATCTTCCGCCAATGGCCCCGCCGCCCACCCTGCCCCGGCAAAGGCGGCGCTATGCGCGGATCCTTGAGGTCGCGGCCGGCTTTGCCCGGAAGGGCCTGGACTCCGTGGTGCTCTCGGAGGTGGCGGCCAAGGCGGACGTGCCGCTGGGTACCCTGTACCGCTACTTTCCCTCCTCGACCCAGCTGATGCTGGCCCTGTACCGCAAGCAGCTCGGCGAGCTGCATCTCGGCGAGTGGCCGTCCGGGACCCGGGTTCCGGTGCATGCGCTGGTGGGTGTGGTGATGGAAATCTTCCACATGCGCCTCATGCAGCCTGCGGTGGAGCAATGCCTGAACCGGGCGGTCTACGCGAAGGACACTGACACCACCCGGCTGCTCCGGGACATCGACGCGACCGCGGAGAAGGCTGTGACGGTGCTCAGCGGCGACCCGGCCGTCTCCCGGGTCCTGTTGCTCACCGTCACGGGCCTGGTCCAGTCGGTCCGCTGCCGCAGGCTCTCGCTGTTCGAGGCCGAGGAAGACCTCAAGAAGGCCTGCTCCCTGCTTTCCCGGGGGCGCGGGAGCGCGAAGCCGGTCTAG
- a CDS encoding DUF456 domain-containing protein, whose product MNPETVVTILCGLAILVGVAGIIVPVLPGSILIGLSLLAWALWGGAGATGWVVFGIGLVLVLAGMAAGAVLTGRKLKQHSIPGRSVVTGLVFGVAGMFLIPVVGLFVGFAAGLLLSELHRTRAWRTAVTSSWAALKATGLGMITEFGLACLAASTWVIGVWVAAAA is encoded by the coding sequence ATGAACCCCGAAACCGTCGTGACCATCCTCTGCGGCCTGGCCATCCTGGTGGGCGTGGCAGGCATCATCGTCCCCGTCCTGCCCGGCAGCATCCTGATCGGACTGAGTCTGCTGGCCTGGGCACTCTGGGGCGGCGCCGGCGCCACCGGCTGGGTGGTCTTCGGGATCGGCCTGGTGCTGGTGCTGGCCGGGATGGCCGCCGGGGCCGTGCTGACTGGCCGGAAGCTGAAACAACACAGCATTCCCGGCCGGTCCGTTGTCACGGGCCTGGTGTTCGGCGTCGCCGGGATGTTCCTCATCCCGGTGGTGGGCCTCTTTGTGGGTTTCGCTGCCGGATTGCTGCTCAGCGAGCTCCACCGCACCCGCGCCTGGCGGACCGCCGTCACCTCGAGCTGGGCGGCCCTGAAGGCCACCGGCCTCGGCATGATCACCGAGTTCGGACTGGCCTGCCTGGCCGCGAGCACCTGGGTGATCGGCGTCTGGGTGGCCGCTGCCGCTTAG
- a CDS encoding Lrp/AsnC family transcriptional regulator: MIDHIDRSILRYLREDGRMTATALAAKVGLTVAPCHRRLRELEASGVIRGYRADIDPAAVGLGFEAIVFVTLRQVDRATMEIFENRVAENPNIVEAQRLFGEPDYLLKVIAEDLPAYQRFYDAELTSLPGVERLTSTLVMKNLKSNAGPPV; this comes from the coding sequence GTGATAGACCACATCGACAGAAGTATTTTGCGCTACCTCCGCGAAGACGGGAGAATGACGGCGACCGCGCTCGCCGCGAAGGTCGGACTCACCGTGGCGCCGTGCCACCGCAGGCTCCGGGAGCTGGAGGCCAGCGGTGTCATCCGGGGTTACCGCGCCGACATCGACCCGGCCGCGGTGGGGCTTGGCTTCGAGGCGATTGTCTTCGTCACGCTGCGGCAGGTGGACCGCGCCACGATGGAGATCTTCGAAAACCGCGTGGCGGAGAACCCCAACATTGTCGAGGCCCAGCGGCTCTTCGGCGAACCGGACTACCTGCTGAAGGTCATTGCGGAGGATCTGCCGGCGTACCAGCGCTTTTACGACGCCGAACTCACCTCGCTGCCCGGCGTCGAGCGGCTGACTTCCACCTTGGTCATGAAGAACTTGAAGTCGAACGCCGGGCCGCCGGTGTGA
- a CDS encoding NADP-dependent malic enzyme: MSIETIIPANSTSPDGAADAPVAALSDEEIFAAHEGGKLSIASTVPLASKRDLSIAYTPGVAQVSRAIAANPDLAKSHTWAQRLVVVVSDGTAVLGLGDIGASASLPVMEGKSALFKAFGDLDSIPLVLNTTDVDEIVETLVRLRPSFGAVNLEDVSAPRCFELEEKLIEALDCPVMHDDQHGTAVVVLAALTGAAKVTSRELEGLRVVVSGAGAAGIAVAEILLTAGIDDVVLLDSRGVINRDRADIAADPASKKAQLAARSNPRGVVGGPGEALLGADVFIGVSSSRLDEEHLKLMNHSAIVFALSNPDPEVLPEVASRYAAVVATGRSDFPNQINNVLAFPGIFRGALDAGARRITPAMKLAAARAIAELAEDELSADYIVPSPLDPRVAPAVSAAVAAAVEAE, from the coding sequence GTGTCCATTGAAACGATCATTCCCGCCAATTCCACCTCCCCCGACGGAGCCGCAGACGCGCCGGTAGCAGCGCTCAGCGACGAGGAAATCTTCGCCGCCCACGAGGGCGGCAAGCTCTCGATCGCCAGCACCGTCCCGTTGGCCAGCAAACGCGATCTCTCCATCGCCTACACGCCCGGCGTCGCCCAGGTCAGCCGCGCCATCGCCGCCAACCCGGACCTGGCCAAGAGCCACACCTGGGCGCAGCGCCTAGTGGTCGTGGTCAGCGACGGCACTGCCGTGCTGGGCCTGGGTGACATCGGGGCCAGCGCCTCGCTGCCGGTGATGGAAGGCAAATCCGCCCTCTTCAAGGCGTTCGGGGACCTCGACTCCATCCCGCTGGTCCTCAACACCACCGACGTCGACGAGATTGTCGAGACGCTGGTCCGCCTGCGGCCCAGCTTCGGCGCGGTCAACCTCGAGGACGTTTCGGCGCCGCGCTGCTTCGAACTCGAAGAAAAGCTGATCGAGGCCCTCGACTGCCCGGTCATGCACGACGACCAGCACGGCACGGCCGTCGTCGTCCTCGCCGCCCTGACGGGCGCCGCAAAGGTCACCTCCCGCGAGCTGGAAGGGCTCCGCGTGGTGGTGTCCGGCGCCGGCGCGGCCGGGATCGCCGTCGCCGAAATCCTGCTGACCGCCGGTATCGACGACGTCGTGCTGCTGGACTCCCGCGGTGTGATCAACCGTGACCGCGCGGACATCGCCGCGGATCCGGCGAGCAAGAAGGCGCAGCTCGCGGCCCGCAGCAACCCCCGCGGCGTTGTCGGCGGCCCGGGCGAGGCGCTCCTTGGCGCCGACGTGTTCATCGGTGTCTCCTCCTCCCGGCTGGACGAAGAGCACCTGAAGCTGATGAACCACAGCGCGATCGTCTTCGCCCTCTCCAACCCGGACCCCGAGGTGCTGCCGGAGGTCGCGTCCAGGTACGCCGCCGTCGTCGCCACCGGCCGCAGCGATTTCCCCAACCAGATCAACAACGTCCTGGCGTTCCCCGGCATTTTCCGCGGCGCCCTCGACGCCGGGGCCCGGCGCATCACCCCGGCCATGAAGCTGGCCGCGGCCCGCGCCATCGCCGAACTGGCCGAGGACGAGCTCTCCGCCGATTACATCGTGCCGAGCCCGCTGGACCCGCGCGTGGCCCCGGCCGTCTCGGCAGCCGTCGCCGCTGCGGTGGAGGCGGAGTAG
- a CDS encoding LysE family translocator: MNPQLFLAFIGVAVALACTPGVDWAYSIAAGLRERSFVPAVAGLCGGYVVHTALLTAGLAAVITGMPGLLGWLTVAGAAYLLWLGTGTVRSWRSASFGAQPVAGPAAPANAQGTAPANQFRIFLQGMGTSGINPKGLLFFVALVPQFVSPDAALPVPLQSGLLGLTFVLLVAVIYSCVALLARRLLHSRPGAARRVTLASGVIMVALGLVLLGEQLAPVVAGIAWQ; the protein is encoded by the coding sequence ATGAATCCCCAGCTTTTTCTCGCCTTCATTGGCGTCGCCGTGGCCCTCGCCTGCACCCCCGGCGTGGACTGGGCCTACTCGATTGCGGCCGGGTTGAGGGAGCGCAGCTTTGTACCGGCGGTTGCGGGCCTGTGCGGCGGCTACGTCGTGCATACCGCGCTCCTGACCGCGGGGCTTGCCGCCGTCATCACCGGCATGCCCGGGCTCCTCGGCTGGCTCACGGTGGCGGGCGCGGCCTACCTGCTGTGGCTGGGCACCGGCACGGTGCGGTCCTGGCGGAGTGCCAGCTTCGGTGCGCAGCCCGTTGCCGGTCCGGCGGCCCCGGCCAACGCGCAGGGCACCGCCCCCGCCAATCAGTTCCGGATCTTCCTGCAGGGCATGGGTACCAGCGGCATCAACCCGAAGGGGTTGCTCTTCTTTGTCGCCCTGGTGCCGCAGTTCGTCAGCCCGGACGCCGCGCTGCCGGTGCCGCTGCAGTCCGGCCTGCTGGGCCTCACCTTCGTGCTGCTCGTGGCGGTGATCTACAGCTGCGTGGCCCTGCTGGCCCGCAGGCTCCTGCACTCCCGGCCCGGAGCAGCCCGGCGGGTGACGCTGGCCAGCGGGGTCATCATGGTGGCCCTGGGGCTGGTGCTCCTGGGCGAGCAGCTGGCTCCGGTGGTCGCGGGGATTGCCTGGCAGTAG
- the rraA gene encoding ribonuclease E activity regulator RraA: MPDSPVNPASPVNTADLFDERGEELDSIALQFQSLGGLTHFSGPVRTIRCREDNALVKAMLGTPGNGAVLVVDGGGSLRTALMGDMIAASAVENGWAGVVINGAIRDRVAIAGLPLGVKALGSNPRKSAKAGAGETDVELDIDGVAVRPGQRIWCDPDGILLER; this comes from the coding sequence GTGCCAGACTCACCCGTGAACCCCGCCAGCCCCGTCAACACCGCCGACCTGTTCGACGAGCGGGGCGAGGAGCTGGACTCCATTGCCCTGCAGTTCCAGTCGCTCGGCGGCCTCACCCACTTCAGTGGTCCCGTCCGGACCATCCGCTGCCGGGAGGACAACGCCTTGGTCAAGGCCATGCTCGGCACGCCGGGCAACGGCGCGGTGCTGGTGGTCGACGGCGGCGGCTCGCTCCGCACAGCGCTGATGGGGGACATGATCGCGGCGAGCGCGGTGGAGAACGGCTGGGCCGGCGTCGTGATCAACGGCGCCATCCGGGACCGGGTGGCGATCGCCGGGCTTCCGCTCGGGGTGAAGGCCCTCGGCAGCAACCCGCGCAAGAGCGCCAAGGCCGGGGCCGGCGAGACAGACGTGGAGCTGGACATCGACGGCGTCGCGGTCCGGCCGGGCCAGCGGATCTGGTGCGACCCGGACGGGATCCTGCTGGAACGCTGA
- the gluQRS gene encoding tRNA glutamyl-Q(34) synthetase GluQRS, with protein MTTAGRFAPSPSGELHVGNLRTAILAWLFARSTGRRFLMRVEDLDRARAGAEAEQLRDLAAIGVSWDGGVVRQTDREHLYAEAIERLAAAGLTYECFCTRREIQEAPSAPHAPQGAYPGTCRNLSEAERAGKRAVRPAAVRLRAAVAEATVRDVLHGSFTGVVDDFVLRRNDGVTAYNLAVVVDDAAQGVDQVVRGDDLLPSTPRQTYLATLLDIPVPEYAHVPLVVNADGARLAKRDGAVTLADLAAAGVPVDRVRDALLASLGLPAGSLDHALAAFDPAALPREPWVWPGMGGRGA; from the coding sequence ATGACAACAGCCGGTCGTTTCGCCCCCAGCCCCTCCGGCGAACTGCACGTGGGGAACCTTCGCACCGCGATCCTCGCCTGGCTCTTCGCCCGGTCCACCGGCCGCCGCTTCCTGATGCGGGTGGAGGACCTGGACCGCGCCCGGGCCGGCGCCGAGGCGGAGCAGCTCCGCGACCTGGCGGCGATCGGCGTGAGCTGGGACGGCGGCGTCGTCCGACAGACCGACCGGGAACACCTCTACGCGGAGGCGATCGAGCGGCTGGCCGCTGCCGGGCTGACCTACGAATGCTTCTGCACCCGCCGCGAGATCCAGGAGGCGCCGTCCGCGCCGCACGCCCCGCAAGGTGCGTATCCGGGCACCTGCCGGAACCTTTCCGAGGCCGAGCGGGCCGGTAAGCGCGCTGTCAGGCCCGCGGCGGTCCGGCTCCGCGCGGCCGTCGCCGAGGCAACCGTGCGGGACGTGCTGCACGGCAGCTTCACCGGCGTCGTGGACGACTTTGTGCTCCGCCGCAACGACGGTGTCACCGCCTATAACCTGGCTGTCGTGGTGGATGACGCAGCGCAGGGCGTCGACCAGGTGGTGCGCGGCGATGACCTGCTGCCCTCCACCCCGCGGCAGACCTACCTGGCCACCCTGTTAGATATTCCCGTTCCGGAATATGCCCACGTGCCGCTGGTGGTGAACGCCGACGGCGCCCGGCTGGCCAAACGCGACGGGGCTGTTACGCTGGCCGACCTCGCCGCCGCCGGGGTCCCCGTGGACCGGGTGCGCGATGCGCTGTTGGCGTCGCTGGGCTTGCCCGCGGGGTCCCTGGACCATGCGCTTGCCGCCTTCGACCCCGCCGCCCTGCCCCGGGAGCCGTGGGTGTGGCCGGGGATGGGCGGGCGCGGCGCGTAG